The stretch of DNA GCACGGCCTTCTCGATCGCGCGCTCCGGGTGCGTGGCCAGGAGCTCGGTGTAACCGGTGGCCGTCAGACCGCCTGGGAAACCGGAGTGCCGGTAGGCGACCTTGGTCTCCCGCTTGGTGCCGGTGAGGGCGACCTTCTCGGCGTTGATGACGATGACGAAGTCACCGCCGTCGACGTGAGGAGCGAACGTCGGCTTGTGCTTGCCACGCAGCAGCGTGGCCACATGGGTGGCCAGGCGGCCCAGGACGACATCGGTCGCGTCGATGACGTACCAGGTCCGCTCGACGTCGCCGGGCTTCGGGGTGTACGTGCGCACGGGTGTGAGCCTTCTGGTCAGTGATGCATGTCGAGGCCGCGGACGACTCGCAGAGCGAGCAGCCCGTGACGGGTATGTCGAGGCATCCCGATCCGGCGAGTGGGATCACCGGGTGCAGCCACCGGTGCCAGGTGGTGAGAAGCCACCGGCGCACGACAGGGGACGCGCAACGACACACCAGGGTAACTGAGAGCGGCACCACGGCAAAACCCGTCCGTCGGCGCCCCGTCAGACCGTGACGGGCGCCTGCCGCAGCGCGCTGCGGGCGACCTCGACCACCCGGTCGGAGAGCTCGTCGAGCGCCCGGGTCCGGATGGCCCAGCGCTGCCACCACAGCGGCACGTCCAACCACGAGCCGGGAGCGAGGTCGACGAGCACACCGGCCGGCGCGAGCTGGTCGGCCTCCTGCTCGGACACCATCCCCCAGCCCAGGCCCGCGGCGACCACCGAGACGTACGCCGAGCTGGACGGGACGTGGTGCACCCGACGCAGCGCGGAGCCGCCGCCCAGCATCGTGACGAACCGGTGCTGCAACGTGTCCTCCGCGGTGAACGCGACGGCCGGCGCCGTGGCGAGCGCACGCGCGAGACGGCGCCGCTCCCCCGAGCCGCCGAGCGGCACGTCGGCCAGGTGACGTGCGACGAAGGACGCGGATGCCATCGCGCGGTACCGGGCCGACCCGAGCGGTACCGAGCGGCAGCCCTGCACCGCCCGTCCGTCACCGGTCACCGCGGCCATCACCGTGCCGTCCCGGA from Cellulomonas sp. NTE-D12 encodes:
- the rplM gene encoding 50S ribosomal protein L13; the protein is MRTYTPKPGDVERTWYVIDATDVVLGRLATHVATLLRGKHKPTFAPHVDGGDFVIVINAEKVALTGTKRETKVAYRHSGFPGGLTATGYTELLATHPERAIEKAVRGMLPKTTLGRQQLGKLKVYTGPEHPHAAQQPKPFELIQVAQQG
- a CDS encoding LysR family transcriptional regulator ArgP; translated protein: MYDAEQLTTLAAVVAEGTFDAAAQTLHVTPSAVSQRVRALEQHAGQVLVLRTRPCRPTAAGEVLVRLAGQRAALDTEARHALGQLGGPADRLPVAVNADSLATWFVQVLSSVGDDVTVEVHREDQDRTAQLLRDGTVMAAVTGDGRAVQGCRSVPLGSARYRAMASASFVARHLADVPLGGSGERRRLARALATAPAVAFTAEDTLQHRFVTMLGGGSALRRVHHVPSSSAYVSVVAAGLGWGMVSEQEADQLAPAGVLVDLAPGSWLDVPLWWQRWAIRTRALDELSDRVVEVARSALRQAPVTV